From one Rubrobacter xylanophilus genomic stretch:
- a CDS encoding M20/M25/M40 family metallo-hydrolase translates to MELAERLWEMRGELLGELEEFLRMPSVSAREDGAFRECAGWVLERLEEAGARARMMETGGHPVVYAEVGGGERSLLSYGHYDVQPPEPLDLWESDPFEPTIRDGRLYARGVADDKGDVLARIQALRIYLQEHGELPFRLKFLIEGEEEVGSPNLAPFVRENAELLSAEACLWEGSIKDEAGRPVIFCGTKGLAYVELRAKGPSHDLHSMYGGVAPNPAWRLVQALRTIKNERGEITLDGFMELAEPPSREDLEAISRIPFDDAALRAAWGVEALDRDLSGREALEEMLLKPTANIAGMQSGYTGPGSKTIVPSEAFVKMDFRLVAGQSPSRVVKLLREHLRRRGMEDIEVVDLHGLEPAKTPVNAPIVRLAREAWSDLGRDDALVYPTIGGSGPTSLIATELGIPTIMAGNVADSQSRIHSPNESVRVEDYLETVAYFVRLFERFGGR, encoded by the coding sequence AGCGGCTTTGGGAGATGCGCGGGGAGCTCCTGGGGGAGCTCGAGGAGTTTCTGCGGATGCCCTCGGTCTCGGCCCGGGAAGACGGTGCGTTCCGGGAGTGCGCGGGGTGGGTGCTGGAGCGGCTGGAGGAGGCCGGGGCCCGAGCCAGGATGATGGAGACCGGGGGGCATCCGGTGGTGTACGCCGAGGTCGGGGGGGGCGAGAGGAGCCTCCTCTCCTACGGGCACTACGACGTCCAGCCGCCGGAGCCGCTAGATCTCTGGGAGAGCGACCCGTTCGAGCCCACGATCCGGGACGGCCGGCTCTACGCCCGGGGGGTGGCGGACGACAAGGGCGACGTGCTCGCCCGGATCCAGGCGCTCAGGATCTACCTGCAGGAGCACGGGGAGCTGCCCTTCCGGCTCAAGTTCCTCATCGAGGGCGAGGAGGAGGTCGGCAGCCCCAACCTGGCCCCCTTCGTGAGGGAGAACGCGGAGCTGCTCTCCGCCGAGGCCTGCCTGTGGGAGGGCTCCATCAAGGACGAGGCCGGACGGCCGGTGATCTTCTGCGGAACCAAGGGACTGGCCTACGTGGAGCTGCGGGCCAAAGGCCCCTCGCACGACCTGCACAGCATGTACGGGGGCGTCGCCCCAAACCCGGCCTGGCGGCTGGTGCAGGCGCTCCGCACGATAAAGAACGAGCGGGGCGAGATAACCCTCGACGGCTTCATGGAGCTGGCCGAACCGCCCTCCCGGGAGGACCTGGAGGCCATCTCCCGCATCCCCTTCGACGACGCGGCCCTGAGAGCGGCCTGGGGGGTGGAGGCGCTGGACCGCGATCTCTCGGGGCGGGAGGCGCTGGAGGAGATGCTCCTGAAGCCGACCGCGAACATCGCGGGGATGCAGTCCGGCTACACCGGGCCGGGGTCGAAGACGATCGTCCCCTCCGAAGCGTTCGTGAAGATGGACTTCCGGCTGGTCGCCGGCCAGAGCCCCTCGCGGGTGGTAAAGCTGCTGCGGGAGCACCTGCGGCGCCGCGGGATGGAGGACATCGAGGTGGTCGACCTGCACGGGCTCGAGCCGGCCAAGACCCCGGTGAACGCCCCGATCGTGCGCCTGGCACGGGAAGCCTGGAGCGACCTGGGGCGCGACGACGCGCTCGTCTACCCGACCATCGGCGGCAGCGGCCCCACCTCGCTCATCGCCACCGAGTTGGGCATCCCCACCATCATGGCCGGCAACGTGGCCGACTCGCAGAGCAGGATTCACTCCCCCAACGAGTCGGTGCGCGTGGAGGACTACCTGGAGACGGTGGCGTACTTCGTGCGCCTCTTCGAGAGGTTCGGAGGCCGGTGA